From a region of the Fusobacterium periodonticum ATCC 33693 genome:
- a CDS encoding ABC transporter ATP-binding protein, whose product MLVLNNINKSFKNIEVLKNISFIVKENKIFAFLGPNGVGKTTLIKIISGLISADSGTVLLNDKKISMDKISTMFDGSRNLYWNISVRENFYYFAALKGRFKKEVDYLLEKNKEIFQIDNLLDKKYGELSLGQKQIVAVINTLLSSPELACFDEPSNGLDIYYAEKLINIISSYAKNANNKIIISSHDINFLYKVVDDFIVINKGEIIGEFSKNNLSLEEVTAKYLELLEGKNEKVSKCF is encoded by the coding sequence ATGCTAGTGCTGAATAACATTAATAAATCTTTTAAGAATATTGAAGTTTTAAAAAATATTAGTTTTATAGTTAAAGAAAATAAAATTTTTGCATTTCTTGGTCCTAATGGAGTTGGAAAAACAACTTTAATTAAAATTATATCAGGTTTAATATCAGCTGATTCAGGAACTGTTTTATTAAATGATAAAAAAATTTCAATGGATAAAATTAGCACTATGTTTGATGGGAGTAGAAACCTTTATTGGAATATTTCTGTGAGAGAAAATTTTTATTATTTTGCTGCTCTAAAAGGAAGGTTTAAAAAAGAAGTAGATTACTTACTAGAAAAAAATAAGGAAATTTTTCAAATTGACAATTTGCTAGATAAAAAATATGGTGAACTTTCTCTAGGTCAGAAACAAATAGTTGCAGTAATAAATACATTATTAAGTAGTCCTGAGTTAGCATGTTTTGATGAACCTTCTAATGGACTTGATATCTATTATGCAGAAAAACTTATTAATATTATTTCTAGTTATGCCAAAAATGCTAATAATAAAATTATTATTTCATCTCATGATATTAATTTTCTTTACAAAGTTGTAGATGATTTTATTGTAATAAACAAAGGTGAAATAATAGGAGAATTTTCAAAAAATAATCTTAGTTTAGAAGAAGTAACAGCTAAATATTTGGAATTGTTGGAGGGAAAAAATGAAAAAGTATCTAAATGCTTTTAA